A stretch of Peteryoungia algae DNA encodes these proteins:
- a CDS encoding DUF4394 domain-containing protein — protein sequence MTSIRILSLAAATALTAFGAQAAQVVGLAGDKTLVMFDTANPEVSKSMDVTGVDRLVGIDYRPANKTIVGVTADNAIVTIDPETGAATELAKMDKPLTIGDAPVIVNFNPAADRIRYMTGTTNHRVHPDTGAVTVDGSLAFEEGDMHKGETPNTVAAAYTNSLGKPEKTAMYNIDATIGALIQQTKPNDGTLKAIGKLGIEGSPQTYAFDIEAGADGMNTAWLVADSTLYTVNLETGAATKAGDISGAPAVIKSITVVPAM from the coding sequence ATGACCAGCATCCGTATCCTCAGCCTTGCTGCCGCAACCGCACTCACAGCCTTCGGCGCGCAGGCCGCCCAGGTCGTCGGCCTTGCAGGCGACAAGACGCTCGTGATGTTCGACACAGCCAATCCTGAGGTCTCCAAGAGCATGGACGTGACCGGCGTCGATCGGCTCGTGGGCATCGACTACCGCCCAGCCAACAAAACCATCGTCGGCGTGACCGCCGACAATGCCATCGTCACCATCGATCCGGAAACGGGTGCCGCCACTGAACTCGCCAAGATGGACAAGCCGCTGACAATCGGCGATGCGCCTGTCATCGTGAACTTCAACCCGGCTGCCGACCGCATACGCTACATGACCGGAACGACCAATCACCGCGTCCATCCCGACACGGGTGCGGTCACAGTCGATGGCAGCCTCGCCTTCGAAGAGGGCGACATGCACAAGGGCGAAACACCGAATACGGTTGCTGCAGCCTATACCAACTCCCTCGGCAAGCCTGAGAAGACCGCGATGTACAACATCGATGCCACGATCGGCGCCCTGATCCAGCAGACCAAGCCCAACGACGGCACGCTGAAGGCCATCGGCAAGCTGGGCATCGAAGGCAGCCCGCAGACCTACGCCTTCGACATCGAGGCGGGTGCCGACGGCATGAACACCGCATGGCTGGTGGCTGACAGCACGCTCTACACGGTCAATCTGGAAACGGGTGCGGCGACCAAGGCCGGCGACATTTCGGGTGCACCTGCCGTGATCAAGTCGATCACGGTTGTCCCGGCCATGTAA
- a CDS encoding sigma-70 family RNA polymerase sigma factor: MGNDEDELGAALRACAAGDRAGLAMIYRSEAARMVTIAERILRRHDLAEEIVQEAFLQIWNKAWQYDPSRGSARGWIFAVVRSRSLNALRNGGREDLADAESIERLQDEGADALYTDLFDQLDTASRLRSCLGRLDGLRRKTVLMAYVSGYSHGEIAGRLKLPLGTAKAWIRRSLSALRECMA; encoded by the coding sequence ATGGGGAATGACGAAGACGAGCTCGGTGCGGCGCTGAGAGCCTGTGCTGCGGGAGATCGCGCCGGCCTCGCCATGATCTACCGCAGCGAAGCGGCCCGCATGGTCACCATTGCGGAAAGGATCCTTCGGCGGCACGATCTGGCGGAAGAAATCGTCCAGGAAGCCTTCCTGCAGATCTGGAACAAGGCCTGGCAATACGATCCCTCCCGGGGGTCGGCGCGTGGCTGGATTTTTGCCGTTGTCCGCTCGCGCTCGCTCAACGCACTGCGGAACGGCGGACGGGAGGATCTCGCGGATGCAGAGAGCATCGAGCGCCTTCAGGATGAGGGGGCGGATGCGCTCTATACCGACCTCTTCGATCAGCTGGATACGGCAAGCCGCCTGCGCTCTTGTCTGGGGCGACTGGATGGCCTGCGCCGCAAAACGGTACTGATGGCCTATGTCTCCGGCTATAGCCACGGCGAGATCGCCGGTCGCCTGAAGCTGCCGCTCGGCACGGCCAAGGCCTGGATCAGGCGCTCGCTCTCGGCGCTCAGGGAGTGCATGGCATGA
- a CDS encoding anti-sigma factor codes for MSTWHTPTERADAYVLGLMDEHDRRVMDNELESDPVLARAVGEARDRFIELDLVGPTATVSADLWSRIEAKLGTAGKREIAGPHPAAANDNRLVRWRAIAMSAVAASVLLVAALGYTTMTRLEPQVVAILMNAEGEPVVMIEDFGNDTAKVVPLIDLAVADDRSLQLWTLPSADTGPVSLGVLDGWETATVSGPDLPRPAEEQLYEITVEPFGGSPTGKPTGPIVGKGFAKAPRP; via the coding sequence ATGAGCACCTGGCACACCCCGACAGAGCGCGCTGATGCCTATGTCCTCGGATTGATGGACGAGCACGACCGCAGGGTCATGGACAACGAATTGGAGAGCGATCCGGTTCTGGCACGAGCGGTTGGCGAAGCACGCGACCGCTTCATCGAACTCGATCTGGTCGGTCCGACAGCCACGGTCTCGGCAGACCTCTGGTCTCGTATAGAGGCAAAGCTCGGGACAGCGGGCAAGCGCGAAATCGCAGGCCCCCATCCAGCTGCCGCAAACGACAACCGTCTGGTCCGCTGGCGCGCCATCGCTATGTCGGCCGTGGCCGCCTCTGTCCTGCTTGTGGCGGCCTTGGGTTACACCACCATGACCCGGCTGGAGCCGCAGGTCGTCGCGATCCTGATGAATGCCGAGGGGGAGCCGGTGGTCATGATCGAGGACTTCGGCAACGACACGGCCAAGGTCGTCCCGCTCATTGATCTGGCGGTGGCGGATGATCGCTCGCTGCAGCTCTGGACGCTGCCATCGGCCGACACCGGCCCGGTCTCGCTCGGGGTGCTCGATGGCTGGGAGACTGCGACGGTGTCAGGTCCAGATCTGCCACGGCCGGCGGAAGAGCAGCTTTACGAGATCACGGTGGAACCGTTCGGAGGTTCGCCCACGGGCAAACCAACAGGGCCGATCGTCGGCAAGGGCTTCGCCAAGGCGCCGCGTCCCTGA
- the edd gene encoding phosphogluconate dehydratase encodes MSADSRIEAITKRIVERSKPTREAYLDRTRRAISKGVHRSTLSCGNLAHGFAVCSPRDKDALAGDVVPNLGIITAYNDMLSAHQPFETYPAMIRQAASEVGGVAQVAGGVPAMCDGVTQGQPGMELSLFSRDAIAMSAAIGLSHNMFDSSVYLGVCDKIVPGLMIAALTFGHLPAVFIPAGPMTTGLPNDEKSRIRQLYAEGKVGRAELLEAESKSYHGPGTCTFYGTANSNQMLMEIMGFHLPGASFINPGTPLRDAFTKEATKRALAITALGNEFTPAGEMIDERSIVNGVVGLHATGGSTNHTIHLIAMARAGGIQLTWQDISELSDIVPLLARVYPNGLADVNHFHAAGGMGFLIKQLLKAGYVHDDVRTVYGQGLASYTIDPKLADDGTVHREPSAEVSADPKVLTTIDKPFQANGGLKMLTGNLGKAVIKISAVKPERHVVEAPAIVFNDQQELQDAFKAGKLERDFIAVVRFQGPKANGMPELHRLTPPLGVLQDRGFKVALVTDGRMSGASGKIPAAIHLTPEAVDGGPIAKIKNGDIVRLDAIAGTLEVLVDAAEFNARPLATTNLDDNEFGMGRELFASFRRIAGPADQGASVLF; translated from the coding sequence ATGAGTGCTGATAGCCGTATCGAAGCCATCACCAAGCGGATCGTCGAGCGATCCAAGCCGACCCGTGAAGCCTATCTCGACCGGACCCGCCGGGCGATTTCGAAGGGCGTGCACCGCTCGACCCTGTCCTGTGGCAACCTTGCCCACGGCTTCGCCGTCTGTTCGCCCAGGGACAAGGATGCGCTCGCCGGTGACGTCGTGCCGAACCTCGGCATCATCACCGCCTATAATGACATGCTCTCGGCGCACCAGCCCTTCGAGACCTATCCGGCGATGATCCGCCAGGCCGCGTCCGAAGTGGGTGGCGTAGCGCAGGTCGCAGGCGGCGTTCCCGCCATGTGCGATGGCGTGACCCAGGGACAGCCCGGCATGGAGCTCTCGCTCTTTTCGCGCGATGCGATCGCGATGTCGGCAGCCATCGGCCTGTCGCACAATATGTTCGATAGCTCCGTCTATCTCGGCGTCTGTGACAAGATCGTGCCGGGGCTGATGATCGCGGCCCTCACCTTCGGCCACCTCCCCGCCGTCTTCATTCCTGCAGGGCCGATGACCACAGGGCTGCCGAATGACGAGAAGTCGCGGATCCGCCAGCTCTACGCAGAAGGCAAGGTCGGTCGCGCAGAACTGCTCGAAGCCGAGTCCAAGTCCTATCACGGGCCGGGCACCTGCACCTTCTATGGCACGGCCAATTCCAACCAGATGCTGATGGAGATCATGGGCTTCCACCTGCCCGGTGCCTCCTTCATCAATCCGGGCACCCCGCTGCGCGACGCATTCACCAAGGAAGCCACCAAACGTGCGCTTGCCATCACCGCCCTCGGCAACGAGTTCACGCCGGCCGGCGAGATGATCGACGAACGCTCGATCGTCAACGGCGTCGTCGGCCTGCATGCCACGGGCGGTTCGACAAATCACACGATCCATCTGATCGCCATGGCGCGCGCCGGCGGCATCCAGCTCACCTGGCAGGACATTTCGGAACTCTCCGACATCGTGCCGCTGCTCGCCCGCGTCTATCCGAACGGACTTGCCGACGTGAACCACTTCCACGCCGCCGGCGGCATGGGCTTTCTGATCAAGCAGCTGCTCAAGGCCGGTTACGTGCATGACGACGTGCGCACCGTTTATGGCCAGGGTCTCGCTTCCTATACGATCGATCCGAAGCTGGCCGACGATGGCACCGTGCATCGCGAACCCTCAGCAGAGGTCAGTGCCGATCCGAAGGTCCTGACCACCATCGACAAGCCGTTCCAGGCGAATGGCGGGTTGAAGATGCTGACCGGCAATCTTGGCAAGGCGGTCATCAAGATTTCTGCCGTCAAACCGGAACGTCACGTCGTCGAGGCGCCGGCGATCGTCTTCAACGACCAGCAGGAATTGCAGGACGCCTTCAAGGCCGGCAAGCTGGAGCGCGACTTCATCGCCGTTGTTCGCTTCCAGGGCCCCAAGGCCAACGGCATGCCGGAACTGCATCGCCTGACCCCGCCACTGGGCGTTTTGCAGGATCGCGGCTTCAAGGTCGCTCTGGTGACGGACGGTCGCATGTCCGGCGCATCGGGCAAGATCCCGGCGGCGATCCACCTGACGCCAGAAGCCGTTGATGGCGGCCCGATCGCGAAGATCAAGAACGGCGACATTGTCCGTCTCGATGCCATAGCCGGAACACTGGAAGTTCTGGTCGATGCTGCCGAGTTCAACGCAAGGCCGCTTGCCACGACCAATCTCGACGACAACGAGTTCGGCATGGGCCGGGAACTTTTCGCCAGCTTCCGTCGCATTGCGGGTCCGGCAGATCAGGGCGCCAGCGTTCTCTTCTGA
- the pgl gene encoding 6-phosphogluconolactonase translates to MAHQMKTFENGSALATDLAETVASALSAAIGRRGEATLAVSGGSTPKAFFEALSTRTLDWAKVKVTLVDERFVPEDNPRSNHLLVKTHLLKNEAAAAEFVPLYRPEATIEDAARTASGIVPGMSKPFDVAILGMGTDGHTASFFPGGDHLAAALDLTLPRRVMTMEAPGAGEARLTLSFSALHDAGLLAVHIEGTEKKAVLEKALAGTDEQDMPIRAVLERAQTKPEIYWAP, encoded by the coding sequence ATGGCGCATCAGATGAAGACATTCGAGAACGGGTCCGCCCTTGCGACCGATCTCGCCGAAACCGTGGCTTCGGCCTTGTCCGCAGCGATTGGGCGTCGTGGCGAAGCGACGCTTGCCGTGTCCGGTGGCTCGACGCCCAAGGCTTTCTTCGAAGCTCTGTCGACACGGACTCTCGACTGGGCCAAGGTGAAGGTCACGCTTGTCGATGAACGTTTCGTGCCCGAAGACAATCCGCGCTCCAACCATCTGCTGGTGAAGACGCATCTCCTGAAGAATGAGGCTGCGGCAGCGGAATTCGTACCGCTGTACCGTCCCGAGGCAACGATCGAGGATGCCGCGAGGACAGCGTCCGGGATCGTGCCTGGCATGAGCAAACCCTTCGACGTGGCGATCCTCGGCATGGGAACGGACGGGCACACGGCCTCCTTCTTTCCCGGTGGCGATCACCTTGCCGCAGCGCTTGATCTGACGCTGCCGCGCCGCGTCATGACGATGGAAGCACCGGGTGCGGGCGAGGCTCGCCTCACCCTCTCCTTCTCGGCGCTTCACGATGCCGGCCTGCTCGCGGTTCACATCGAGGGTACGGAAAAGAAGGCCGTGCTGGAGAAGGCGCTTGCCGGCACCGACGAGCAAGACATGCCGATCCGGGCCGTTCTCGAACGCGCTCAGACCAAGCCTGAGATCTACTGGGCGCCCTGA
- the zwf gene encoding glucose-6-phosphate dehydrogenase: protein MSSQIIPVEPFDYVVFGGTGDLAERKLLPALFHRQLAGQLTEPTRIIGASRTAMTHEEYRKFTLDALHEHLKAEELDEAEVAKFLERIYYISVDAKADQGWEDLKKLLDQGKDIVRAFYLAVSPSIFGDIADKIRDHKLITKSTRIVVEKPIGRDLASAQILNDTIGKVFKEDQIFRIDHYLGKETVQNLMALRFANALYEPLWNSAHIDHVQITVAESVGLEGRVTYYDKAGALRDMVQNHILQLLCLVAMEAPSSLDAEAVRDEKLKVLRSLKPITPANVEKQTVRGQYRAGASAGGAVNGYQEELGAASDTETFVAIKAEINNWRWAGVPFYLRTGKRLATRMSEIVITFKPIPHSIFGENAGRIEANKLVIRLQPDEGVKQWLMIKDPGPGGMRLRHVSLDMSFAQAFDVRNPDAYERLLMDVIRSNQTLFMRRDEVEAAWNWCDPILKSWEEIGQKAQGYTSGTWGPSQAIALIERDGRTWHEID, encoded by the coding sequence ATGAGCAGCCAGATCATCCCCGTTGAACCCTTTGACTATGTCGTCTTCGGCGGCACCGGCGACCTCGCCGAGCGCAAGCTGTTGCCGGCCCTGTTCCACCGTCAGCTCGCCGGTCAGCTGACCGAGCCGACCCGGATCATCGGCGCATCGCGTACTGCGATGACACATGAGGAATACCGCAAGTTCACGTTGGATGCCCTGCACGAGCACCTGAAGGCCGAGGAGCTGGATGAGGCCGAAGTCGCCAAGTTCCTCGAGCGCATCTACTACATTTCTGTCGACGCCAAGGCGGACCAGGGGTGGGAAGATCTGAAGAAGCTTCTCGATCAGGGCAAGGACATCGTTCGTGCCTTCTATCTCGCCGTCTCGCCCTCGATCTTCGGCGATATCGCCGACAAGATCCGCGACCACAAGCTGATCACCAAGTCGACCCGCATCGTCGTCGAGAAGCCGATCGGCCGTGACCTCGCCTCGGCGCAGATCCTGAACGACACAATCGGCAAGGTGTTCAAGGAAGACCAGATCTTCCGTATCGACCACTATCTCGGCAAGGAGACGGTGCAGAACCTGATGGCGCTGCGCTTCGCCAATGCGCTCTACGAGCCGCTGTGGAACTCGGCCCATATCGACCACGTCCAGATTACGGTCGCGGAATCCGTCGGCCTCGAAGGTCGCGTCACCTATTACGACAAGGCTGGCGCCCTGCGCGATATGGTGCAGAACCATATTCTGCAGCTGCTCTGCCTCGTGGCCATGGAAGCTCCATCCTCGCTCGACGCGGAAGCGGTCCGTGACGAGAAACTCAAGGTCCTTCGTTCGCTGAAGCCGATCACACCTGCCAATGTCGAGAAGCAGACGGTCCGCGGCCAATATCGCGCCGGTGCTTCTGCCGGCGGTGCCGTCAACGGCTACCAGGAAGAACTGGGGGCTGCCTCCGACACCGAAACCTTCGTGGCGATCAAGGCAGAGATCAACAATTGGCGCTGGGCCGGCGTGCCCTTCTATCTGCGCACCGGCAAGCGTCTCGCGACCCGGATGTCGGAGATCGTCATCACCTTCAAGCCGATCCCGCACTCCATCTTCGGCGAGAATGCGGGACGCATCGAAGCAAACAAGCTCGTGATCCGCCTGCAGCCGGACGAAGGCGTCAAGCAGTGGCTGATGATCAAGGATCCGGGCCCGGGCGGCATGCGCCTGCGCCACGTATCGCTCGACATGAGCTTTGCGCAGGCCTTCGACGTGCGCAATCCCGACGCCTATGAACGCCTTCTGATGGATGTCATCCGCTCGAACCAGACCCTGTTCATGCGCCGCGACGAAGTCGAGGCCGCGTGGAACTGGTGCGACCCGATCCTCAAGTCGTGGGAAGAAATCGGCCAGAAGGCGCAGGGATACACATCCGGCACCTGGGGCCCGAGCCAGGCCATCGCGCTGATCGAGCGTGACGGTCGCACCTGGCACGAAATCGACTGA
- a CDS encoding NAD(P)/FAD-dependent oxidoreductase: MTWQSPIAPGISWYEASVGERPEYPALDGSTSADVAIIGGGFTGLQAAFNLARLGVSVVLIEGGRFGDGASGRNGGQLGTGQRASPAELEAELGFERSKALFEMAENAKHYLLDFAEQHGIDIEYLPGQLNVSHKRGGESDYRHEAETMAARYGYPHISFMDREETHERVGSTRYHFGVRDTGTGHIHPLKLLVGLARVAAASGARIHEMTPASAIRQAGGKTVIDTPKGTITADRVLIATNAYIGNLEPVTAAHVMPIRSFIGATAPLDRFPQVLPGSEAVADSRFVVRYFRKSRDGRLLFGGREAYTADSPRDISSHIRRQIAEIYPDLGDIEITHGWGGSVGITLPRKPFARDVLPGVTSLAGYSGHGVMLSNYSGKMYADMVAGNARELDLLKELKIPPFPGGASLRKPLLFLALTWYALRDRF; the protein is encoded by the coding sequence ATGACATGGCAAAGCCCGATTGCACCGGGGATTTCCTGGTATGAGGCAAGTGTGGGCGAGCGGCCGGAATATCCGGCCCTCGATGGCTCCACCTCGGCTGACGTCGCCATCATCGGCGGCGGCTTCACCGGCCTTCAGGCCGCCTTCAATCTCGCCCGGCTCGGCGTCTCGGTCGTTCTCATCGAAGGCGGCCGCTTCGGAGACGGTGCATCGGGGCGCAATGGCGGCCAGCTCGGCACCGGCCAGCGCGCCTCTCCGGCAGAGCTGGAGGCCGAACTCGGCTTCGAGCGGTCGAAGGCTCTGTTCGAGATGGCGGAGAATGCCAAGCACTACCTGCTCGACTTCGCCGAACAGCACGGTATCGACATTGAATATCTGCCCGGGCAGTTGAACGTGTCCCACAAGCGTGGCGGGGAATCCGACTACCGCCATGAGGCCGAAACCATGGCGGCGCGCTACGGCTATCCGCATATCTCGTTCATGGATCGGGAGGAGACGCATGAACGTGTCGGTTCGACACGGTATCACTTCGGCGTTCGTGACACCGGCACCGGGCATATCCACCCGCTGAAACTTCTCGTCGGTCTGGCTCGGGTTGCCGCTGCATCCGGCGCCCGGATCCACGAGATGACGCCGGCAAGTGCCATTCGCCAGGCGGGCGGCAAGACCGTCATTGATACGCCGAAGGGTACGATCACGGCCGACCGGGTGTTGATCGCGACCAATGCCTATATCGGCAATCTGGAACCGGTGACGGCGGCACATGTCATGCCGATCCGCTCCTTCATCGGAGCGACGGCACCGCTCGACCGCTTTCCCCAGGTGCTGCCGGGCTCGGAGGCCGTGGCCGACAGCCGGTTTGTTGTGCGCTACTTCCGCAAGAGCCGTGACGGGCGTCTGCTTTTCGGCGGGCGCGAGGCCTATACGGCCGACAGCCCGCGCGACATTTCCAGCCATATCCGCCGGCAAATCGCGGAGATCTATCCGGATCTCGGAGATATCGAGATTACACACGGATGGGGCGGATCGGTCGGCATCACGCTTCCCCGCAAGCCCTTTGCCCGCGACGTTCTTCCAGGGGTAACCTCGCTTGCCGGCTATTCCGGGCATGGCGTGATGCTTTCCAATTATTCCGGCAAAATGTATGCGGACATGGTGGCCGGCAATGCGCGAGAACTCGACCTGCTCAAAGAGCTGAAGATTCCACCCTTCCCAGGAGGCGCAAGCCTGCGCAAGCCGCTGCTGTTTCTGGCGCTCACTTGGTATGCGCTTCGCGACCGGTTCTGA
- a CDS encoding glutamine synthetase family protein yields the protein MPAKKSMMRPQNAASKKATVPPDPGSKRGVSNWKEAATWLQARGIEDIECITPDLAGVPRGKMMPSSKFTSNTSLALPSALYRHTISGEYPDETENFRYEPRDSDLKLLPDLSTLSVVPWETDPTAQVICDIVDVDGKNVSYTPRNVLKNVLRLYDEKGWKPVVAPEIEFYLVAMNDDPDYPLRPPKGRSGRSIIGGQGYSIAAINEFDELIDDIYHFSEKQGLEIDTLIHEEGPAQLEINLRHGDPIELADQVFMFKRTIREAALKHGIYATFMAKPMQGQPGSAMHIHQSVVDAKSGKNIFSNPDGSASPEFFHFIGGMQKYVPSSLVMLAPYVNSYRRLTPDMAAPVNNAWGYDNRTTAFRVPVSDAAARRVENRLPSSDANPYLALAASLACGYLGIIKEIEPTAAAEGSANEGSVDLPRGLLEAVALLEGEPDFNDVFGAEFVGLYAGVKRGEFETFMQVISPWEREFLLLNV from the coding sequence ATGCCCGCGAAGAAATCCATGATGAGACCCCAGAACGCTGCTTCCAAAAAGGCGACTGTCCCGCCAGATCCCGGATCGAAGCGTGGCGTCTCGAACTGGAAGGAAGCAGCGACCTGGCTCCAGGCCCGCGGCATCGAAGACATCGAATGCATCACGCCCGACCTTGCCGGCGTTCCGCGCGGCAAAATGATGCCTTCGTCCAAGTTCACCTCGAACACCTCGCTGGCCCTGCCCTCGGCGCTCTATCGTCATACGATCTCGGGCGAATATCCCGATGAGACGGAGAATTTCCGCTACGAGCCGCGCGACAGCGATCTTAAATTGCTGCCGGATCTTTCGACGCTCTCCGTCGTGCCGTGGGAGACCGATCCGACCGCACAGGTGATCTGCGATATCGTCGATGTCGATGGCAAAAACGTTTCCTATACGCCGCGCAACGTTCTGAAAAACGTGCTGCGCCTCTATGACGAAAAGGGCTGGAAGCCGGTCGTCGCGCCGGAAATCGAGTTCTATCTCGTCGCGATGAACGACGACCCTGATTACCCACTGCGTCCGCCGAAGGGCCGTTCCGGCCGCTCGATCATCGGAGGCCAGGGCTATTCGATTGCCGCCATCAACGAATTCGACGAGTTGATCGACGACATCTATCACTTCTCGGAGAAGCAGGGGCTCGAGATCGATACCCTGATCCACGAGGAAGGCCCGGCACAACTCGAGATCAACCTGCGCCACGGCGATCCGATCGAGCTTGCCGATCAGGTCTTCATGTTCAAGCGCACGATCCGCGAGGCGGCGCTGAAACACGGGATCTACGCGACCTTCATGGCCAAGCCCATGCAGGGACAGCCGGGCTCTGCCATGCACATTCACCAGTCGGTGGTCGACGCCAAGTCGGGCAAGAACATCTTCTCCAATCCCGACGGATCAGCCTCGCCGGAGTTCTTCCACTTCATCGGCGGCATGCAGAAATACGTGCCGAGTTCGCTGGTGATGCTGGCGCCTTACGTGAACTCCTATCGCCGTCTGACCCCGGACATGGCTGCCCCCGTCAACAATGCCTGGGGTTACGACAACCGCACGACGGCCTTCCGCGTGCCGGTTTCGGATGCAGCGGCACGGCGTGTCGAAAACCGTCTGCCGAGCTCTGACGCCAATCCCTACCTCGCGCTCGCGGCCTCGCTCGCCTGCGGTTATCTCGGCATCATCAAGGAAATCGAACCGACGGCTGCGGCAGAAGGATCTGCCAATGAAGGGTCCGTGGATCTGCCACGCGGCCTTCTGGAGGCAGTGGCCCTGCTCGAGGGCGAGCCTGACTTCAACGACGTGTTCGGAGCCGAATTCGTCGGGCTCTATGCCGGCGTGAAGCGCGGTGAGTTCGAGACCTTCATGCAGGTGATCAGCCCGTGGGAACGCGAATTCCTCCTGCTTAACGTGTGA
- a CDS encoding NAD(P)/FAD-dependent oxidoreductase, with translation MSRKYDVAIIGAGAAGMMAAFTAGRRGRSVVVLDHAKAPGEKIRISGGGRCNFTNIHAGPKNYLSENPHFAKSALARYTPADFIAMVDRHKIAWHEKTLGQLFCDDSARDIIRMLLEEMRAVHVELKLSCVITEVEKGADGFRLATTEGPILATSLVVACGGKSIPKMGATGFAYRLAEQFGLPVTETRPALVPLTLEPNLLGELSELAGVAVDADVSCGKTRFREALLFTHRGLSGPSILQISSFWREGDEILLTLQPDVDFLETLKAAKRENGRQQVQTVLSQQLPKRLAQYLTDAAKLERPLADLPDKALSSLAERIRRWPIKPAGSEGYRTAEVTLGGVDTAALDGRTMQAKTVPGLYFIGECVDVTGWLGGYNFQWAWASGHVVGESL, from the coding sequence ATGTCCAGGAAGTATGACGTCGCCATCATCGGAGCCGGTGCCGCCGGCATGATGGCGGCATTCACAGCCGGTCGGCGCGGCCGCTCTGTCGTCGTGCTCGACCATGCCAAGGCGCCTGGCGAAAAGATCCGTATCTCCGGCGGCGGGCGTTGCAACTTTACCAATATTCATGCCGGGCCGAAAAACTACCTCTCTGAGAATCCGCATTTCGCCAAGTCGGCGCTCGCCCGCTACACACCGGCCGATTTCATCGCCATGGTCGACCGCCACAAGATCGCCTGGCACGAGAAGACCCTCGGCCAGCTCTTCTGCGACGATAGCGCCAGGGACATCATCCGCATGCTGCTCGAAGAAATGCGGGCGGTCCATGTCGAGCTGAAACTCTCCTGCGTGATCACCGAGGTTGAAAAGGGGGCGGATGGCTTCCGACTGGCGACGACCGAAGGTCCGATCCTCGCGACAAGCCTCGTGGTCGCCTGTGGCGGCAAGTCGATCCCGAAGATGGGCGCGACAGGATTTGCCTATCGCCTCGCTGAACAGTTCGGCTTGCCCGTCACCGAGACCCGGCCGGCGCTGGTGCCGCTGACCCTTGAACCCAATCTCTTGGGCGAACTGTCGGAACTCGCGGGCGTTGCCGTCGATGCCGATGTCAGCTGCGGCAAGACCCGCTTCAGGGAGGCGCTGCTCTTCACCCATCGTGGGCTTTCCGGCCCCTCGATCCTGCAAATCTCCAGCTTCTGGCGCGAGGGCGACGAGATCCTGCTCACGCTCCAGCCGGATGTGGATTTCCTGGAGACGTTGAAGGCGGCCAAGCGCGAGAATGGCCGCCAGCAGGTCCAGACGGTACTTTCCCAGCAACTCCCGAAGCGGCTTGCCCAATATCTGACTGATGCGGCCAAGCTGGAGCGGCCACTCGCCGACCTGCCCGACAAGGCGCTGTCATCGCTTGCTGAGCGTATCCGTCGCTGGCCCATCAAGCCTGCAGGTTCGGAGGGGTATCGAACGGCCGAAGTGACACTCGGTGGCGTAGACACCGCCGCGCTGGACGGCCGCACGATGCAGGCCAAGACAGTGCCGGGGCTCTACTTTATCGGCGAATGCGTCGATGTGACCGGTTGGCTCGGCGGCTATAACTTTCAGTGGGCCTGGGCCTCCGGTCATGTCGTTGGCGAAAGCCTCTGA